CGAATACCGGTGACGGGATAACTGTCCATCCCAAGAAGCCTTATGGGGTTACCGACGAGCAGTTCGAATTGGGTTATGAAGCATGCAGTCATGCGAATATCGCAGAGGGTTGCGGGCTGAGTAGTTTCCCGGCAGCCCTTCGACTGTGGATCGGGTATGTGAACGCCTGTACTTCGTCGACGGTGGGCGACCGCGAATGGATCATTTCGCCCTCGCTGGGGAATGTCGGTTTCGGTTTTAACGGTTCGTTCGCCCTACTGTACCTTGGGGATGTCCCAAATCCCAACCCGAAGTTCGAGCAAAAGGCTATCTGTTGGCCCGCGCCGGGGCATTTCCCTAATGAGTTCCTCGCGGGCTATAAATCCGGTGAACCGTGGACGGTTACGGTCAATCCTAAGTATTACAAGACTCCCGATATTAATAAGGTTACTGTGAAAATGACGCGCCTGATCGATAATACGGTGATCGTGCTGGACGTGTCCCACAACAAGGCAAGTGCTTGCGGGCCGTACCTGAACGTCAAACTCAACGTCGGCGGGATGCCGAACAGCATCATGTTCCGGCCGGACTACTCACTGGCAAACTACTCAGACGGGCAGGTATACCGGGTGGAGATTTCCGGGCTTGAAGACCTGAGCGGAAACCCGGCTGAGATGAGCTATACCGTGGAATTTTTCAATCTGCAATAGTCCGTTTTCATTCATCTACCGCTCGAACAGGGATTTATTGCTGAATAATCACCCTGCGTCTAAAAATTCCCCCTTGACAAATAATAATCCTATGTTATATTAACTCCATGATGTACCGGAGGGCTTATGAAGCGCGTATTATTCCTGATCCTGCTGGCGATTCCCGCGGCGGTTTTCCCGAAAACCGTCCCGTTCTCGCTGGTAAATAACAGTAAATGGGGCGTTGAGGAACTGTATATCGTTCCCGCCAAGGGATTCCAAGGGAAAATGGGGAAAGAACCTGATTACCCCGAATGTGATTTACGGGTGGGAGGGCGCGACGGTCAAGTACAGTATCAAGAGCGGCGCGCTTTATCATGTGAAGTTTAAGGATTTCTTCGGGCAATGGGGTTCGGTCGAATCGGTCGAACTGGGCAAGTACAACCCGCTGAAGGTCGCATGCCATGCCGCGTATAATACGAACTATATCCCGCAGAACCCGGGTCTCGGCTATTTCGAGAAAAACCCGTGGGGTATCAAGTATGATACGTCGAAGGATACCCTACAGCCCCTGCATACTAAGATCGATATTTACAACTATTACCAGAAACTCCCCAAGCGGGCTGAAACGACCACATGGTTCGACGTGCAGCCGGAGGTCTATGTGAAAAACGGGTTTAACCTGAACCCCGGTAAAATCGCGAAAAAATCCTTTGAGGACGGATTGGTCTGGATCAATTATTACCGTTGGCTCGTCGGTCTGAACAGCGATATCCAGTGCTCGGATAAGCAGAATAACCTCGCCCAGCATGGGGCGTTTATCCTGCAATATGCCAACGATGTAACCTCTACCAAGCCGAAAAAAGCCCCCCAGATCACGGACGAGCAGTATGAGATGGGTTTACAGGGACTTGCGCATGCGAATGTCGCATACGGGTGTTCGCTCGAGGATTTTGTGACATCCCTGCGGTGGTGGATCGGGTACTACAACCAATGTTCGTCGGAAACGGTCGGCGACCGCGAATGGATTATCTCGCCGTACCTGGGCGAGGTCGGGTTCGGGATGGCGGGAAGCTATTCCGTACTGAGCTTCGGAGAATCCAATCCCGGCGCGAAATTCGAGCAGAAGGCGGTGTGTTTCCCCGCGCCGGGGCTATTCCCCCATGAATTCCTGATCGGGTATAAGGAGGGCGAACCGTGGACGGTCACGGTCAACCCGAAATACTACAAGACCCCCAATATCAATCAGGTCACCGTGAAGCTGACGCGTCTCTACGATAATATGGTGATTGTGCTGGATAAGTCCCACAACAAGGCAAGTGCTTGCGGGCCGTACCTGAACGTCAAACTCAACTTCGGGGGGATGCCGAACAGCATCATGTTCCGGCCGGACTTCACGCAGGCGAACTATGCCGACGGTCAGGTATACCGTGTGGAGATTTCCGGGCTGGAGGGTGCCGACGGGACTCCCGAGACGCTCAGTTATACGGTGGAGTTTTTTAACCTCGATTAAGCCGCGCCTCGTATGACTGGAATCAGATTACATCCGGCAGCGACCGCTGACGCTTGGTCAGCAGGATAACCGACCGCAGTTCCTTTTCCGTCTTCGCGCTCATCCAGTTTTTCTGGAAATCCGGGTCCTGTAAAATCTGCGCGATTGCCATCAGCGCCCGGAGATGGAAGTTGCGTTCGTCCCGCGACCCGATAAGAAAGAACGCGGTATAGACCACATCTCCCTTTTCGTTCCAGTCGATCCCGTGTTTGTCGCGGACAAGGACGATATCGAAACGGTGCTCGCCTTCGATGATGATATGCGGGATCGCGTGCGGAACCGCCACCCCCGGGTAAATCAGGGTCGAGGCTTCCTCCTCGCGGCGGTCGAGTTTCAGCTTAATCCACGCCGGGTCGGTGTTCCAACGCTTTGCGCCTACCTCCGCGACCATCCTGAACAGTTCGTCGCGGGTGACCGTGCGGTTGATATCGAGTATACTTGCGTCGCGGATAATCTTATCGAAACGATCCTCGTGGATGTCCTTCATATCCATCAGGATATCCAGTAGCTCGTCCTCGAGTTCCGTCCCCCCGGTCTTCAATTCGGGGTCGACGATATTTTCCACCATGTGTACGAACGCCGATTTACGCTTGACCCGTTTTCGCGCGTAGACGAAGTACCATCCGACCGACAGCGCGAGGAATCCCGCCGCCGCCGCGAACAATTCCCACCCCATCTCGATAATCAGGAAAATGTACCCGATTATTCCTATTATCTGGAGCACCGGGAAAAGCGGCGCATGGAACGAGGGCTTATAGGTGGAAATTTTCGAGAAACGGATGACGATAACTGAGAGATTGACAATGATGAACACGAGCAGCATGAAGAGCGAGGCCACCTTCGCGAGCTGTTCGATATTCAGCAGGAGGATGACGAGGAGCATGACCGCGGAAGTGATGATAACCGAGATATAGGGGATTTTCTTCTTCTTCGATACTTTAGCGAAAAGTTCCGGGAGCAGGCTGTCGCGGCTCATCGCCATCGGGTTCCGGGACGCGGTCATAATACCCGCGTTGGCGGTAGTAATGAACGCGAGCACCGCGGCGAGCGCGGTGATGATGAGCTCGATGCGCGAGAGAATCGGGGTCTCGAAAAACTCCTGCCCCGCGACCGACAGCGGCGTAAGGGTCTGGGATAACTCCATAGCCGGAAGAACGCCGATTAGAACGAGGATGATCAGCAGATACATGATTTCCACTATCCCGAATGCCAGCAGGGTGCTGAGGATAAGCGATTTCCGGGGATTTTTAACTTCTTCAGCGACACTAGCTATATTCGTTAATCCGCCGTAGGAAATAAAAACCATCCCTGTCACAAGGAATACGTCATTCCATTTGAACTCGAATACTTTTGATAAATGCGAGAAATCCATTACACGGTAGCCGAAAAGCACAAACTGTATCAGGATAAGCAGTAATATAGCGACAAGAAATACTTGTAATTTTCCGGAAGATTTAACGCTTACGAGATTGATGACAGTAAAAAATAAACAAAATGAACCGGCGACGATTTTTATTTCCCATTCGGTGAGGTTTGGGAAAATCAGGGTCGCGAACGCGCCGATCCCCACGAGGGCGAACGCGCTTTTGAGGGTGATGGTAAACCAATTGGCGAACCCTGTAAATGTCCCGGCGGCAGAACCGAGGATACGTTCCGCGAAGAAGTAGCTGCCTCCCGCCTTTGGGATGGCAGTCGCGAGTTCGAGTTGCGACAATAGAGCAGGGAGCATGAGCACCCCGGCGAAAAAATACGATATGAGAATGGCCGGCCCCGCGATCTTAAATACGACGGCCGGCAGGACGAAGATACCCGTGCTGATCATCGCGCCGGATGCCAGGCTGAACACGTCGATACCGTTGAGTTGTTTTTTTAACGCCATGATGCCTCCCTTTAATAGAAGTAACGAGGACATGCTGAAAGTCCGCAGCCTGTCTCTCTTGTTCCATTATCTTACGGATTAGCGTGAATATGCGGGATACTTATGATCCGCGCGCCGTTTTCTCTATGACGAAGCCGCCGGGGCGACCGTGAACCGTTCGATCAACGCGGGCTGTAAAATGATTTTTTCTTTCTTATTGATGCCGGAATCGATCTCCGCCTTCAGGAGTTCGATGCCGAGTTGGGATGCGATACTCAGCGGCTGCGACATCGTGGAAAGCCCGATATAATCGCTGAAGTCCATATTATCGTAGCCGAGGATAGAAAGGTCCTCCGGTACGCGGAATCCCATCTCGCGCGCGGTTTCGAGCGCGCCCACCGCCTGCAGGTCGCTGACGCAGAAAATCGCGGTAGGCGGTTCCTTCATACCCATCAGTTTCTTCGTAATCAGGTTAGCCCCGATGCGGCTCCAATCGTTGATCTGGATATATTTGTCGTTGATCGGGATACTCGCCATCGACAGCCCCATCTTATATCCCTTGAGGCGTTCGCTCGCGACAGTGAAATGGAACGGGTCTTCTATCGCGCCGCTGATAATCGCGATCCGTTTATGCCCGAGCCCGGTGAGGTACTCGACCGCCTTATACGCGCCGTAGGTGTTATCGAAGCAGACGGAACTGTACGACGGGTGCATGGTGTCGATCAGCGCTATCGGGAAACGCGCCTTACGGAGGTTGATCTCCTCGTCGGTGCGCACCGGGAGCGAGACCACGACCAGCCCGTCGAGCTTATTCTCGCCGACCACCTTGGCGATCAGTTTCTTCTTCTGCTCGGGCGTGGTAGCGTCGTAGAGGATCAGGTCGAAGTCGTGGAGTTCCTTCGCGATACCGTCGAGGAGCTTCAGGAAAAATTCGCCGAAGAAGAACGGAACCAGTACGCCGATTTCCTGCGATTTACGTTTGGACAGCCCCGATGCGATGGGCGAGGGATAGTAATTCAAATCCTCGATCGCCTGCATGACGATTTCTTTCGTCTGCGCGGACACATTATCCTTCCCGTTGATGACACGGGACACCGTAGCGATCGTGACATTCGCGCGTTTCGCGACATCGTAGATAGTGATTTTTTTTGTTAAATCCGCCATTTTACCTTTCCATATCTATCTTTAAAAACGGACGTCGAACGAAAGGAACGGGCACTTATCCACCGGTTCGGCCGAATACTCCACATCGGTAACATCCGACATGGGCGGGCCTTTCCGCAGTTCTTCGATCAGCGCCGAGACTTGTTCATCGCTGCCGCACGCTTCGATCTGGACATCCCCGGAATAAAGGTTCTTCACCCATCCGGTCAGGCCGATATTTTCCGCTCTCCGCTGAACGAAATACCTGAACCCCACCCCCTGTACGCGCCCTCTGACGATAGCCCTGAGCATCAGCATCTCTTCCTCCTATTGCACCTCTGCGGTCAGCTTGCCGATATTCGAGACGGATAGCGGAAGCGGGAGAAATAGCGTATCGAATTCGTTCTGGCGGAGTTCCAATAGTACGTTGGTCGTGAGAACGAATTCTTTATTCGATAGCGTCAGATTCCTGACAACCCACAGGTTTGTGGCGGTGTTTTCGAGAAAGAGGCTCAGCCCGTACTTGGCCTTGTCCTGCACCAGACGCACCACCAGCTTATTACCGTTACTGAAATTGAATTCCTTTTTCTTGGTCTCGGGCTGGCCGAACATAAACGCCAGCCACATGCCGACAGCGAGGATAATATAAAATATAAACATCCGCGCGGTGGTCTTATTTCCGCCGAATACCCGAGTGAGAAACTTCTGCGGTTTCGCCGATTGCACCGGATGATGGCTTAACGCGGTGCGTTCCGCCCGTGAGTAGTGATAAACATATTCCGGGTTTTTCAGTTCGTCGAACGTGGGAGCCGTCTTCTTTTTCATTGTCCTCTCAAACCGCTTTCAAATAAGGGCAAATTTATTACCGGGTTTTTGTTAAATAGCGTAAAACACTCGATTTTAACCTATAAAATTGCCCAATGGCCGCTCCACTGCCGCCGTGAAAACGGCGGTAAATGAAAGCGACCATATCTTACAATAGAAAATGGGTTTTATCAATTATTTTTCCATCATTTTCAGAACATTGCGGTAGTAACGGGTTATTTCCATTGGAACTGCGTACCGAATTGAACGCTGATCGCGACCCCTTTCAACGGGTGGGAATAGTTGTAGGAAAACTCATACGCCATGCTGTTCTTCCAGTGAAACGCGCCTTTCTGGCCTTTTACCCATGAGTCGTAAAATATCGAGAATAGCTTGGTGTTCTTCCCTTCCGTGTTGATGAGGAATATATTGAAATAGGGGATATTTTTATCGTAGATATAGGACTTACCGGCGGAGTATATCCGGTACTGGATAGGCATCATCTGGTAAAACCCGGCCTCGACCTGCACGGCAGTCCACCCGATAAAATCGATCTGACTGATGGACATCAAATCGATTTTCGCGGTAACCGTCTGGTTGGTAACTTTATTGGTGATATAGAGCGTGAAGTTCGTCGTGTACTCGTAGGTTCCCTTCAGCAGGGTATTCGGCGAGACCAGAACCTGCACATAGGAATGATAGGTCTGGATTACGGATGAGTTTGTTTTCGTGGGAGCCTGCATGGACGTCTCGTTGAACTGGACCTCCGGGTCCGAAGGGCCGGGCACCGACGGCTCGATAGGCTGCGCGGACAATATCCCCGGGAGAACGAGCGGAAGCGCGAGTCTAATGCACATACGGGTGATAGCAGTATACATAATGATTCTCCTCCAACAGCGTGGCTTCGGGGAAACTTGCTTTGCATTGCCCGTCGGCGGCTGGGCACCGGGAATAGAACGGGCATCCGTCGACAGTCTCCTCGCGTTCGATAGGGTCGTGCTGTACCACAATATCGCGGGCGGACTGGAGCAGGAGATGCGTGTAGGGGTTCGCCGGGCGTTCGAATATCGAGAGCTTGCCGCCCGATTCGAGCACCTTGCCGCGGTAGATGATCAGGATAGTCTGCGAGAGAAACCGCACGGTCGCGAGGTCGTGGGATATGAATATATAGGATAGATCGAACTTTGTCTTGAGGTCGGACAGGAGATTGAGGATCTGCGCGCGGATGGATACGTCGAGCGACGATACCGGCTCGTCGAGGATAATCAGCTCGGGATGGGAAATGAGCGCGCGGGCGATCGATACCCGCTGGCGCTGCCCGCCGGAGAACTCGTGCGGATAACGGAACATCGCGGACGCCTCGATACCGACTGTTTCGAGCGCCTCGCCCACCTTGACGCGGAGTTTCTCCTTATCGATATTTTTCTCGATACGGAGGTAGGGTTCGGCGATAGAGTTGAGGATATTCATACGGGGGTTCAAAGAACTGTAGGGGTTCTGGAATACCGCCTGTATCTTCCCGGAGAACCACGACTGGCGCACGTCGCCGCCGAGGAAGCTCATACTGCCCGCGGTGGGAGGGTACAGCCCGAGCACGGCGTTACCGAGGGTGGTCTTGCCGGAACCGGATTCGCCGATGATGGAGAGAACCTCGCCCTTTTTCAGCTCGAACGAGACCCCGTCGACAGCCTTCACCTCTCCCGACACGCGCCGGAAGATTCCTTTATATATCGGAAAATGCACTTCTATTCCGCTCGCTTCCAGGAACTTCATTTTTACCTCACGGATTATTCTATGGATCACTTCTAAATACTTATGCAAGGAAGTGACCATCGGGCGTCTTTTAAAGATATATCATTAATAATGTTATAAATGTAAATAGTTTTTGCGTCAGTCCCCGCAAGGGGGGAACCGCCCTATAGATCACTTCTAAATAATCATGTAAGGAAGTGACCGCCGGGCTGTTTATATTCAATTATGTCTTAGATTATTAAAAAACTCAAGGTTTTTAGAACCGCCCGATAAGGGCTTGATGACGAACAAGGGAATTGTGGAATTTCCTGTCACTGCGAGACGCAATGTCTTATATGGAGGTAAAATAGATTGCCCCGGCTATGGTTCGACTGGCTCACCATGACGCCTCGCCTGTCGTCCATCTACTATCGAAGATGGAAGACGGTTAGAAAGCAGGCAATGACATAAAACAGTCTGTCGACAAGCCTTATTCAGAGGAGCGGAGAGTTAAACAAATTCGACCGGATATTGCCGGCATTGGATTTTTTTTACCACTTGCATTACAATTTTGGTAACGAAACAGGTTTTATCCGTTATTTGAGGAGAAAGCTATGCAGAAAATCGGGGTCTATCCCGGTACGTTCGACCCTCCCACCAACGGGCATATCGATGTCGCGATCAGGGCGTCTCATTTCTTCGATAAACTCATCATAGGGGTAGGAAACAACCCCGGTAAAAATCCGCTGTTTTCCGCGGACGAACGGGTGGCGATGCTTCAGGAGATATTCAAGGATAGCCCGAATATCGAAATCCGCGCGTTCTCGAACCTGCTGATCAACTTTGTGAGCGATTGCGGGGCGATGGCGCTGGTACGCGGACTGCGGGCTGTGTCCGATTTCGAATACGAGCTCCAGCTCGCGTCGTTTAACTATCACCTGAACGATACGGTCGATACGGTGTTTTTTATGGCGCGCGAGGAGAACCTGTTCGTCAGTTCGTCGATTATCCGCGAGATAGCGCAGTACGGCGGGGATGTTTCCGACCGGGTGCCGCCGGTCGTATGGAAGAAACTGCGCGCGGTGTACCCGATTAAGTGATGAAGTATATGATAGGTATATTTGTGCTCACCCTGTTATCCTGCTCGGAGTATGCTCAGGTTAAAACAACTTCCGATATAGGCGAATATTATCAAAGAATGGCGAATGTTTGGATAAATGCTTCTGATCAGGTTTCTTCAGCAAAAAATCCGCAGACTGTATGCGATGCGCTCAAGGATGCGGATAGGGTGTTTTCAGTTTTATTCGAAGAAATGGAAATGAATAAGCAAGTGTTGTTTCTGAATGAAGCAATGAAGACCGAGTATATGAAGCGGGAATCGGCATATCAGACTGATTTAAATATGGCGATGATGAAAGCCCGGCTGGAGACCGAAAACGCGATGAAACGGTTTGCGGATGATATCACGGGAGTAAAAATGATCGGGGAAGTATATAAGTCTAGTAAGCTATTCCCCTGATTTCAGCCTAGTTTATGGAGCGGAAACTTTTGGTTTTTAAAGGATGTTTAATGAAAAAATTATTTTTATTATTCGGCATAATCGGAATAAGTACGATGCTCCTATCCTGCGGAGCCGATCTGAGCAAGGCGGCGGACGAGATACGCCCGTCGATACAGCGAATGGCCGCGGTGATCGATAACGCCTCCCAGCGGATGACGGGTGTGCAGGACGCGGACGAGGCCTCCGCGATCATGAAAGAAACCGCCGCTAAAATGAAACAAATCATTATCGAGATGAAGGATACCGAGAAAAAATATAATCTGACTCCTGAAGAATCGAAGAAACTGGTTAATATATTGAAAACCGATTACAATGCGGTGGGGAAAGTTCTCGTTACGCTGAACAGTAATATCAACATGGTTTTGGACAAGTATAAGGACGATCCTAAGATGGCGGAGAAACTGATGGATGCGCTCCTAAGCCTTCGGGAAATCGGGAGTATGTAGCCCGGCGGGCGGCAGAAGTTTTCATGTGGAAATTATTTATAAGGAGTGTGAAATATGAAAAAGCTATTAGGTTTCGGGGTTGTAATGGGATTGGCGATGATGGTTCTTTCATGCGCCGGTACGGATATGAAGAAAGTCGAGAACGAAGCCCGCGCAGCGATGAAAAATATGGTCGCATCGATGAACGATATCGCGGGAAAGTTGAGCGCGACGGAATCGCCCGAAGAAGCGATCAAGCTGATAAAAAAATCGGGAGAACTGTTCAAGGACTTCAATAAGGAACTGACCGGGATATCGGATAAGTATAAACTGAGCGTCGCGCAGGATGACGAGCTTCAGGCGAGTCTGAGCGATGTCTATGAGGATTTGGGCGCCGCGAGCGAAACACTGAAAGCCTCGTTCGACGCCGCCGCCATAAAATTCGCCGATGACGCGGATTTTATGGAACAGATGAAGACCACCATGGAGGATATTGTAGAAGCGAGCCAGATGGAGTAATTCCCGGGCATGACTATTATATAGAAGGAGAAGTATTATGAAGAAGAATCTCGGATTTGGATTGTTGATGGGATTGATTATGATGACGATTTCCTGCGGCGCGGCGGATTTGAACAAGGTACAGGCCGAGATGACGCCGCCGTTAAATAAACTGACCGTACTGCTGAACGGGACGATCGATACTATCGGGACTATGACCAACGCGGATGAGATTGTTGCGGCATTGAACAAAACCACCGGGGAAGCCGCCGCGATCGTATCCGAATTGAAGCTGATTGAAGGGAAGTACAACCTGAACGAAGCCGATGCGGCGAAACTTCTTAAACTGATGGCAAAACCCGCCGACGAGCTGACGAAAGCGGGGGAGAAGCTGGGTAAGACGGTCGACGGTATTCTGCTGAAGTTCGACGACGAGGAAGTGAAAGATAAAATTCACCAGGCGCGCATGAATCTCGCCTACAGTTTGAGTATGTAGCCCGGTAAGGACTGCGATAAATAATATTACGGAGCGTACCTCTTGAAGGTTATCCTGAAATTCGCGGCGTTCGGTCTTTTACTGTCGCTCGCGTCCTGCGGTACGGATATTAATCTAGCCGCCGGGAAATATAGTACAGTATTGGATAAGTGGATCGCCGTAGTCGATTCCGCGGTCGAGGAGACGTCGTCGGCAAAGGATGCAACCCAGGCGATAACCGCCGCCGATAAGGCCACTGCGGAGGCCAACGCGCTCCTTTCGGAGATGAACGCGATCGACGACGAGTACCCTGTTTCCGGGAAAGACGCGGATATGCTGAGGGCGATGCTCCGGGAGAAGTACGACAAGCTCGCGGACTTATCGCAGACCCTCGGGGAAACCGTCGGCGGACTGCTGGCGCGTTACGCGGGAGACCCGTCGGCCACAGAGCGTCTGACCAAGGCCTTCGACCCGCTCATGATCCTTATTCCGCAGGAATAATTCCGCGGGAGTAATAATATTGGAGGAATGACCGTTATGAAAAGACGAATGATGATTGTTACGGTGTTTACGGCGGTATTTACCGCGTTTTTAACGCTCGGTTCCTGCGCGGGCGGGAGCTCCGATTTCAGCAAGGCTAAGGCGGAGCTCGACGAGTTAATCACGTCTACCTGCAAGGTTCAGAACGAGGCGGTCAAGACGATCAACTCGTCGACGAATATCGAAGAGATTTTAGGTATTATTAAAACGGTAA
The genomic region above belongs to Brevinematales bacterium and contains:
- a CDS encoding ABC transporter ATP-binding protein, whose amino-acid sequence is MKFLEASGIEVHFPIYKGIFRRVSGEVKAVDGVSFELKKGEVLSIIGESGSGKTTLGNAVLGLYPPTAGSMSFLGGDVRQSWFSGKIQAVFQNPYSSLNPRMNILNSIAEPYLRIEKNIDKEKLRVKVGEALETVGIEASAMFRYPHEFSGGQRQRVSIARALISHPELIILDEPVSSLDVSIRAQILNLLSDLKTKFDLSYIFISHDLATVRFLSQTILIIYRGKVLESGGKLSIFERPANPYTHLLLQSARDIVVQHDPIEREETVDGCPFYSRCPAADGQCKASFPEATLLEENHYVYCYHPYVH
- a CDS encoding LacI family DNA-binding transcriptional regulator encodes the protein MADLTKKITIYDVAKRANVTIATVSRVINGKDNVSAQTKEIVMQAIEDLNYYPSPIASGLSKRKSQEIGVLVPFFFGEFFLKLLDGIAKELHDFDLILYDATTPEQKKKLIAKVVGENKLDGLVVVSLPVRTDEEINLRKARFPIALIDTMHPSYSSVCFDNTYGAYKAVEYLTGLGHKRIAIISGAIEDPFHFTVASERLKGYKMGLSMASIPINDKYIQINDWSRIGANLITKKLMGMKEPPTAIFCVSDLQAVGALETAREMGFRVPEDLSILGYDNMDFSDYIGLSTMSQPLSIASQLGIELLKAEIDSGINKKEKIILQPALIERFTVAPAASS
- a CDS encoding amino acid permease: MALKKQLNGIDVFSLASGAMISTGIFVLPAVVFKIAGPAILISYFFAGVLMLPALLSQLELATAIPKAGGSYFFAERILGSAAGTFTGFANWFTITLKSAFALVGIGAFATLIFPNLTEWEIKIVAGSFCLFFTVINLVSVKSSGKLQVFLVAILLLILIQFVLFGYRVMDFSHLSKVFEFKWNDVFLVTGMVFISYGGLTNIASVAEEVKNPRKSLILSTLLAFGIVEIMYLLIILVLIGVLPAMELSQTLTPLSVAGQEFFETPILSRIELIITALAAVLAFITTANAGIMTASRNPMAMSRDSLLPELFAKVSKKKKIPYISVIITSAVMLLVILLLNIEQLAKVASLFMLLVFIIVNLSVIVIRFSKISTYKPSFHAPLFPVLQIIGIIGYIFLIIEMGWELFAAAAGFLALSVGWYFVYARKRVKRKSAFVHMVENIVDPELKTGGTELEDELLDILMDMKDIHEDRFDKIIRDASILDINRTVTRDELFRMVAEVGAKRWNTDPAWIKLKLDRREEEASTLIYPGVAVPHAIPHIIIEGEHRFDIVLVRDKHGIDWNEKGDVVYTAFFLIGSRDERNFHLRALMAIAQILQDPDFQKNWMSAKTEKELRSVILLTKRQRSLPDVI
- the coaD gene encoding pantetheine-phosphate adenylyltransferase: MQKIGVYPGTFDPPTNGHIDVAIRASHFFDKLIIGVGNNPGKNPLFSADERVAMLQEIFKDSPNIEIRAFSNLLINFVSDCGAMALVRGLRAVSDFEYELQLASFNYHLNDTVDTVFFMAREENLFVSSSIIREIAQYGGDVSDRVPPVVWKKLRAVYPIK
- a CDS encoding acylphosphatase; this encodes MLMLRAIVRGRVQGVGFRYFVQRRAENIGLTGWVKNLYSGDVQIEACGSDEQVSALIEELRKGPPMSDVTDVEYSAEPVDKCPFLSFDVRF